AAAATCTAgacctgtttacggaggtgtgtacacgattgaaGGATACGGcaagggatacttttacccaacatgggtggcagcatgatcttaggattggcccACCTCCGCTTTAGTCGTTATACAGACTCTACATGTTTCTTGGTATTTcgcctttttattttttgtttgtgcGAGAGGACTTtatttggttgtgtgcatcttagttatacaGAGCCGGGTGTAAGGCTTAAACCTTTcaagtaataaagcgccccttttcgaaTATTTACCCCACGTCACTAGTAGGCAACAACCCaaaattagaagaagaaaaaagattTTTCCACATGCCATTGCAAAAcagcataaataacaccatggaccACTAATCCACACACACAACCAAAAGCTTGCCCATGAGCGAATGGCCATCATAAGAGCAAGCAATGGTGGTTCACAATAAAAAAAACCCAACATTAATCCAGgccaaaactcaacaaaaaactctaAAGAACACCAAAAAGTCTAGACACTCAAAGAAAATGAGAAGAACACACCACCCTATGGGAAGACGACGAACAAATGAAAGGAAAAGACACCACTCCCGCCCGATACGGTCTCAACCACCGATGACCTAGCCAGGAAAGATCGCTCCCAGCTAACGAGGTTGCAACAACCGAATGTCCAACCGCCTGGTTGCAGCTGCCAAATTGCCGATTGGAAAAGACGCCGCTCCTAGGCGCGTGCTCGCAGCCACCGAACGCCCAACGGGGAAGATGCTGAACTCCCCTCAAGCCGCGTACTCCAAGCCGTCGTGATCTTTTCGAGTTGCCTTTGCGCACAACCGCATCTGATTTTTCCCTCTCTGCCTTCACATGGTCTTTTCTCTGCCAACACAACCAGCACAAACAGTAAAAGAATCTCTTGTCACCTAGAGACGCAATGCGGCAGGAACGGGTGGCACGATTGATGACACCTGGACCAAGGCGTGCAAGACGTGGTTAACACCGGTTGACTAGTGGGGAAAGGAGCAAAACAAACTCCAGATTGACGTGGACTCGCAAAATCATTGCCCTGAATCAACTCGTATCCCTCCACCACGCAGCCACATGCCAATGGTCCACCCATCAGCAGATTACTTCACAAATCACAACGCGTTGCCCAAATCAAAATCATAGACCAAATCTCAAATCGAAGACCTCAGTTGATTAAGAGAGCTTCCACCCCTAGGGAGGTCATCGTGAATTAAACGATTTGGTGTTACAAGTAGTATCAGTTAGAAACCTTTTAGCTATTGAGCATAATTGTAAAACATGAGAGTATTCTCCTGTCAATTCTCATCATTGATCATTCGGTAGAGCCCGGCCAGAAAGAACATCCCAAAACGAAGTTGAAAAGCTGAAGCCACCAGGAGGCATTTCAAACGTTCAAATTTCACCAGTCCTCGCGCGTTACCGATACTTTCCGCTGCAGCCCTCCTGCGCTTCCTACTGCCCTACTCCTACAGGCGTCCCTTCTTGGAAGAGAGAGAAAGAGGCCAGTCCCCTTGTTTCTGTGGACCAACTCCAGTAGACCGTCTTGGCTGACGCGGCGGCCTATGGGGAACTCGATACACAGCACCCGGTGGACCAACCCCACCAAGCTCTTCTAACAAAACGTCAAAACCGACTCCTCGTTCGGAAAAAACTCCTCATTCCGCTCCGCTAGTCCAGTGTCCATCCAGTCCACAGCACACCGCCCGCGATGGCGCTCCGGCTCCACTCTgccctctccgccgccgcctccggacgCCTCTTCTGCCACCGGGCTCTCTCCGCGGAGGCCACCTCGCGCCCTCAGTGGGGTGTGATCGCCGGCACGCGTCCGGTCAAGTCGCCGGCGCTCGGTGCGACCTTCCACCTCGCCGAGCCCCCGCGCGCCTCCCGCCTCCTCGTCCCCGACCACCTCCTCGGGTCGGGGCCACTCCCGGGCGTCGACAGAGGAATCATGGGCGCGCTCTTCTGCGACGTCCGCACCGTGAGCGCCgacggcttcctcctcctcaacttCCTCGACGTCCGCACCACGGGCCCCGTCCTCGAGAGTCAGCGCGCTGACCCATTTCGGGACGCGACCCTTTCAGCGCTCCCCGAGGCCACGCGGTTCGTCTGCAACCCTCTCAGCGGCGACCTGTTCCGCCTGCCGGACATCGACGGCACCAATAAGACCCTGTGCGACAACCGCCTCGGCCTCCTCACCAAGGCCCTGCGCGGTCACGGCCCGCCCGACAGGTACGCCGTCGCCGAGCTCCTACAGGAAAAGGAGCCCTCGAGGCGCTTCTCCATGAGGCGGTTCCTCTCCGAGACAGGGGAGTGGGAGAAGCTCACGGGCCTGCCGTCCCCGCTCCCACTCCCGCTGGCGCGTCGGATGGAGGTGGACCACGAGGCCGTGGCCTTCGGCGGCCGGCTCTGGTGGGTCGATGTGAGCTGTGGTGCCGTCTCCGCGGACCCGTTCAGCGACCGGCCCGAGCTCCGCTTCGTGGAGCTCCCGGAGGGCAAGGAGCGAGTGGCCCCTGATCCCCGGACCCTGTGCAGATACCGGCGCGTTGGGGTCAGCGAGGGGAGGCTGCGTTACGCCGTGGTGTCCCAGTGGGAGCCCTTCCTTCTCCGCTCGTTTGCCCTTGATGGCGACGACGATTGGACACTGGAGCACGAGGTGGCGCTTAGCCCACTCTGGACGAACGGGGGCTACCCCTGGCTGCCTATGGAGGAGACACCGCGGATTGCCGTCATCGACCCCATGAACGCGAGCATCATGCATCTCACCATCGGCAACTATGTTGTCACCGTGGACATGGACACGGGGAAGGTGGTTGCTAGTGTAATTGTCTCGGCGGAGCATCAGCTTGATCTAATCATGACCGATGGTTTCTTTCGGGCTTTTGTGCTCTCGCCGTGGCTTGGATCAAACAGGATTCCTCGTGCAGGTAATCGACTTGTGCATGACTCATTCTTCTGAAATGCAAAAGTTGTTTAGCATATAAATAGTAGAATAAGTAAGATCTAATGAAAGTTGTATGTTAAATACTTAATCGTAATGTGTGCACTAAAATTCAGAGAGGCATTTGACATGCACATGCTAAGTACAATACTCAGCTATTAAGCCATAAAGGACACAATTTGTTAATCGATTGGGATTTAGAAATACACGAAGAGTTTGATTTGCCTTGGCGAAAGATTGTGTGAACCTCCCAAAATGATTTATTGGGAATTAGGTGTGAAACTGTAATCATGCTTTTGAACTTTGTGTTCGAACGTGAGAATGGTTAAATATGAAGTTACGTTCTAATTCAATCAAACAATGTTGTTGGCTTCGCAAGGATAGGATTAGTTGACTGGTGTGAGAATAAGAAGTAAGGGAAGCGTGCGTTTGACCCATATCCACAATGAATTATTATTTTCTGCTTCAAACTAGCAAAGCTCCCAATTTGTTGACTTGCTGCAAGCTAAAACATTTCCAGTCTAAAGCATGGTAATCTGCCAAATTTCAAAGTTACCGATATATGTTGTACATTTTTTCATCTTTTTGTCAGACAGTTTTAGGTTAAGGATGTTGTAGCCTTTTAATCATTCCTCTATACTTCCTTTGTTTCATGGACTACTCAAGTATACTGTTGTCCCAAAAAAAAGTTTGACCGCTCTAACTAGCGTATGCTGTGATGATCTACTGGAAAACGTAAATTCTTCATTTGTTTCGGAAGGAAAAACTCAGTTCTTAACTTTAGTGCACAGAAAACTCagtgttatactccctccgtcctagtTCTTTTGCGTTAGTATTGTGGGCTGATGCTATCGTTTAAGTTTTTTCAAACGTTTATGACGAAAAAGAGCTATTTTCAGGCAAGCTGGGCAATGCCAGGAACAAGACTCTGGCAGACGTTCTGATTCGCTCAAACTGATACTAGAGCAGATGAAGCATGCAAGGTAACCAGCCAATATATATCTGTTGATACTTTCTCATATCTAATGCTTCTATGGCATCATGAGGATACTGCGTTCCTTTCTACCCATCCAGCGTGTATACATATCTGTGCTCCTGCTAGGTATTCTTGTTGTGTGTTCAGACTTCTGAGAATCTGTAGGGGAGTTGTTGATCTGGATAAAACAGATCAGGGGTGCTGGACAGCGCTAGTTTagattgttgctgctgctgctctttccTGGCCCCTTTGGCGTACCAAAACGATTTGAAATTTTGAAGCTACCAAGCTAATCCATCATCTGGCTGATGCAGTTCGTCAATTTGCAGCAACGGCGCGCGTTTTGGAGTTAGATGCAACAGGAGGCGTTCAAGATCCTCTTCGGCGGGATTCAACCTATCATCATCAGGGGGGCCAGTGGAGTTTGGGGAGTTCTTAGCTTCGATCAAGACTCTTGCCTTTCCAaattttattttgctttgtatGGCTATCTTGTAAACAGGGCCAAACCTGAAACCTGACAACTTTTGAATGGAAGCTGCGCGATAAACCTTTTCTCTAAAAGCGTTATGCATATTTTACCaattatatactactccctccgttccaaaataaatgtcGTGGCTTTAGTTGTTAATACCGGTTCCTAGATATTGATTATAAAATACTCCATCtattcactattataagatgtaccaacttttttttctaaattgaATGCATGTAaacatgttttagtgtgtttgtttaccaatttcagtctgtatgtagtccatattaaaatatttgaaatatcttataatagtgaaaggagggagtagtatactGAGAGCAATACGTTATGTATTTGTTGTGGTTACATCAAATCCAACCCAGGAGTCCTGCCTAATCAAATTTAGCAACATTATCAAGGTCAGGGCAAGTCAAAGAAGAAAGAAGATAAAAAGAGGAAGTCAAAGATGAAGGCACATGAAGAAAGAAGCACATTCAGGTAAAGAGATTGTAGGCTAGTCCATGATAAACCATGCACCACCTCATTGTCCTTACCTTTCCATAGACAAGTGGACCAACTTATCTTGATAGCCTCGATCTTTTATGAAGGATTCCTAGCTTATGTACACCCCAAATGGGAAGCTCATTCATCTAACAGAGTCGGCATCTAGAACCGTGCCCTTGCAAACCTGCACCAGGTGAAGGGCCATAAGACTTTTAGGGAGCATTTCGGCATGACTACTCACCTTTGTTTGATCACTTCCTTGACTTTGATTACACCGACTACATCAATTTCATCGCCATGACCAGCACTGGCAAGAACATAACCGATGTTTTTTTTTCGTAAAGGGGGgttgccccggcctctgcatcagagtgatgcatacggccatcttattaaccaaataaaAAGGTTCTAACAAGGTTCCAAAATCTCTGACTGAAAAGAACTAAaaagacagctcacacagagctaaaaAGGCTAGAAAAACAAACTAGCCAAgataagacgccacaaccggctggctaaagatagataggtaaactaattgcctatcctattacatgaccgccatccaaaccggttgaagatatcccgagctaccatctcccagcggatagatccagtaaccaaatgctccctggcctccatcggagtgagtagcgaccatgaacggatcacggccgtggctcggaaaataacctgcaaaaagtgaatacgtgatgttctgttaaaaaccaaatcatttctgcaagtccagatagtccacaacaaagcgcaaactccaacacgaatatgtctcgctaagtcaggctcaatcccagtgagccatgtcccaaataacgtggtgacagaattcggtggagtaatattaaaggcaatgtgaaccgtccgccaaaggactctggcaaacgggcaatcaagaaagagatgtttgatcgtctcgtcccgatcacagaagctacacctcgtaggtcctgtccaattacgcttaatcaagttatccttggttaaaataacttgtttatggacaaaccacataaacacttttattttcaaaggaactttgacagcccaaacatgcttggaggtaggaatggagctcgaattaataacatcaatatacattgatttaaccgtgaatactccagacctagtcagtttccagcataattcatcgggttgttgagaaagctgtacgtccattagtctccgaactagaaggagccattcttcccaacgattgcccactaacgaccgtctgaactgaatattaagggggatagattgaaataccgttgcaacgaacacctcacgtcgttgaacaatgcgatataaagacggatattgaatggccaagggtgtctcgccgagccaagtatcctcccagaagcgtgtactagcgccgttgccaataacaacctttgtcctatt
This DNA window, taken from Triticum aestivum cultivar Chinese Spring chromosome 1D, IWGSC CS RefSeq v2.1, whole genome shotgun sequence, encodes the following:
- the LOC123167687 gene encoding uncharacterized protein, which gives rise to MALRLHSALSAAASGRLFCHRALSAEATSRPQWGVIAGTRPVKSPALGATFHLAEPPRASRLLVPDHLLGSGPLPGVDRGIMGALFCDVRTVSADGFLLLNFLDVRTTGPVLESQRADPFRDATLSALPEATRFVCNPLSGDLFRLPDIDGTNKTLCDNRLGLLTKALRGHGPPDRYAVAELLQEKEPSRRFSMRRFLSETGEWEKLTGLPSPLPLPLARRMEVDHEAVAFGGRLWWVDVSCGAVSADPFSDRPELRFVELPEGKERVAPDPRTLCRYRRVGVSEGRLRYAVVSQWEPFLLRSFALDGDDDWTLEHEVALSPLWTNGGYPWLPMEETPRIAVIDPMNASIMHLTIGNYVVTVDMDTGKVVASVIVSAEHQLDLIMTDGFFRAFVLSPWLGSNRIPRAGKLGNARNKTLADVLIRSN